One segment of Coffea arabica cultivar ET-39 chromosome 7c, Coffea Arabica ET-39 HiFi, whole genome shotgun sequence DNA contains the following:
- the LOC113698417 gene encoding auxin-responsive protein IAA9 — protein MSPPLLGIEGEGQGNVSVMASSKSVDCVSNNGLGLKERNYLGLSDSSEESTSMSTVSKEKKSSLNLKATDLRLGLPGSQSPERESELNLLSSDKFDEKPLFPLLPSKDGICSSIHKSVVSGNKRVFSDTIDEYSTVKASTFNERNWMFSAAGSNSETHQSIGQGKFSGKAGVSVLSSRSCGNEPSEVPSKPSVEGPHVANGLNQTNMNRPTNSSAPAAKAQVVGWPPIRSFRKNTLATTSKNNNEVDGKPSSGALFVKVSMAGAPYLRKVDLKTYSAYQELSSALEKMFSCFTLGQCGAEEVSGKEMLSETKLRDLLHGSEYVLTYEDKDGDWMLVGDVPWEMFIETCRKLKIMKGSDAIGLAPRSVEKCKNRD, from the exons ATGTCTCCACCGCTTTTGGGTATTGAAGGTGAAGGGCAGGGCAATGTATCTGTAATGGCTTCTTCAAAATCTGTTGACTGTGTCTCTAACAACGGTTTGGGACTGAAAGAACGGAATTATCTTGGACTGTCAGACTCCTCTGAGGAGAGTACTTCTATGTCGACTGTGTCAAAAGAGAAGAAGAGCAGTTTAAATCTTAAGGCTACAGATTTGAGGCTCGGTCTACCTGGATCTCAATCCCCGGAAAGGGAATCAGAACTTAACCTGCTGAGCTCAGACAAATTTGATGAGAAGCCCTTGTTCCCCTTACTTCCATCTAAGGATGGAATCTGTTCCTCAATACATAAGTCTGTAGTTTCTGGAAACAAAAGAGTATTCTCAGACACCATTGATGAATATTCAACTGTGAAAGCTTCGACCTTCAATGAAAGAAACTGGATGTTTTCTGCTGCTGGTTCCAATTCTGAAACTCATCAATCTATTGGACAAGGAAAATTTTCCGGTAAAGCTGGTGTAAGTGTGCTTTCTAGCAGGTCATGTGGTAATGAACCAAGTGAGGTCCCATCAAAGCCATCAGTTGAGGGGCCACATGTAGCAAATGGATTGAACCAGACCAATATGAATAGACCGACCAACAGCAGTGCTCCTGCTGCAAA GGCACAGGTAGTTGGTTGGCCTCCTATCAGATCATTCAGGAAGAATACACTTGCTACCACATCAAAGAACAATAATGAAGTTGATGGAAAACCAAGTTCAGGTGCTCTCTTTGTCAAAGTCAGTATGGCTGGCGCTCCTTATCTGAGGAAGGTGGATCTGAAAACTTACTCCGCATATCAAGAACTTTCCTCTGCTTTAGAGAAGATGTTTAGCTGTTTTACCTTAG GACAATGTGGAGCTGAGGAAGTTTCAGGGAAGGAGATGCTGAGTGAGACCAAGTTGAGGGACTTGTTGCATGGATCTGAGTATGTGCTTACATATGAGGATAAGGATGGTGATTGGATGCTTGTGGGAGACGTCCCTTGGGA AATGTTCATTGAAACTTGCAGGAAGCTGAAAATTATGAAGGGCTCTGATGCTATTGGATTAG CTCCCAGGTCTGTGGAAAAGTGCAAGAACAGGGACTAG